A section of the Bacillota bacterium genome encodes:
- a CDS encoding PspC domain-containing protein encodes MARRLYRSKTECMIGGVAGGLAEYFDIDPTLVRILWVILALANGIGVLAYLIAWIVIPANPHTEASERFEKTEGIRQEVIEKAKEVEARLKGGTPPAGPHGGSTHAQENASLGSCREGTGSADRDVGASRIIGLILVCVGGLLLVRDFCPWFDLGALWPILLVAAGVVLLASGVGGRR; translated from the coding sequence GTGGCAAGGCGGCTCTATCGTTCGAAAACCGAGTGCATGATCGGGGGCGTTGCCGGGGGGCTAGCGGAGTACTTCGACATCGACCCCACGCTAGTGCGAATACTGTGGGTAATCCTCGCGCTCGCCAATGGCATCGGGGTGCTGGCGTACCTGATCGCATGGATAGTCATCCCGGCGAACCCGCATACCGAGGCGAGCGAGCGGTTCGAGAAGACCGAAGGTATTCGCCAGGAAGTGATAGAGAAAGCCAAAGAGGTCGAGGCTAGACTGAAGGGAGGGACACCGCCCGCAGGTCCGCACGGGGGTTCGACCCACGCCCAAGAGAACGCGTCGTTGGGGTCGTGCCGCGAGGGTACCGGCAGCGCGGATCGAGACGTAGGTGCCTCGAGGATCATCGGCCTCATCCTCGTGTGTGTGGGTGGACTCCTCCTCGTGCGTGATTTCTGTCCCTGGTTCGACTTGGGCGCTCTTTGGCCCATCCTTCTCGTTGCTGCGGGCGTCGTTCTGCTGGCGAGCGGAGTTGGCGGGCGTAGATAG